The Ooceraea biroi isolate clonal line C1 chromosome 1, Obir_v5.4, whole genome shotgun sequence genome has a window encoding:
- the LOC105278027 gene encoding uncharacterized protein LOC105278027, with amino-acid sequence MRVLCPKCRKAISVKEMYIIECGHVFHYDCLIKSVERWVKATCPLCHKSKIITYMQRLYPTFDTNDEQNVSNVYDYMSDDEFYDDFIGKYAKFTLSDFKREITFFHYHILKSQKSVNYYRTLIPQLRQGNINLKRKKQCMGSELKKQTLIISHLEKSAKFVAKICYEHDALKKILSEKDEELHKLEQENKKYHKILMSEHTFLQDHLREFETLLPLEDMSPVTSPPPRTPQENRLSDMYKKILLTSSTMCFMIMIGYRIWRREFKVNLFSTDDLRILRIITGILFIQCKFLTMQYHGSINTI; translated from the exons TTGAGTGTGGACATGTATTTCATTATGATTGCTTGATAAAATCGGTAGAGAG ATGGGTGAAAGCTACTTGTCCACTCTGTCACAAAAGTAAGATAATCACCTATATGCAAAGACTTTATCCCACATTCGACACAAACGATGAACAAAACGTGTCCAATGTCTACGACTATATGTCCGACGATGAGTTCTACGATGATTTTATCGGCAAATACGCCAAGTTTACGTTATCCGATTTCAAAAGAGAGATCACcttttttcattatcatatattaaaatctcagaagtctgttaattattatcgcaCGTTAATACCACAATTAAGACAGGGAAATATTAACCTTAAGCGAAAAAAACAATGTATGGGTAGTGAATTGAAAAAGCAAACTCttataatttctcatttagAGAAAAGTGCGAAATTCGTAGCGAAGATTTGTTATGAACATGATGCTCTAAAGAAAATACTGTCTGAAAAAGATGAAGAACTCCATAAACTCGAACA ggaaaacaaaaaatatcataaaattctcATGTCAGAACATACATTTCTACAAGATCACTTGCGTGAATTTGAAACACTCTTACCACTAGAAGACATGAGTCCTGTTACGAGTCCTCCTCCTCGTACACCTCAAGAAAATCGTCTATCGGACATGTACAAGAAGATACTTTTGACGTCCTCTACGATGTGTTTTATGATTATGATAG GATATCGAATCTGGAGACGAGAATTTAAAGTAAATCTCTTTTCGACTGATGACCTTAGAATACTTAGAATAATAACTG gtattttattcattcaatGCAAGTTCCTAACCATGCAGTACCATGGCAGTATAAATACTATATGA